A single genomic interval of Persephonella atlantica harbors:
- the dnaE gene encoding DNA polymerase III subunit alpha, giving the protein MSKDFTHLHLHSHYSMLDGMIKISELAQKAKEYGYKAVALTDHGNIFGAIEFYQEMKKAGVKPIIGMEAYFTNNRFEKKGEGSDSILADKNYHLILHAKDKTGFKNLMKLSSLAYTEGFYYKPRIDWELLEKYHEGLICQTACLKGFIPHLLTKGKFEEAYEYAKRLKDIFGEDLYFEIQINGLEEQEIANKGILELAEKVGVKVVATNDSHYLNEEDAQAHDVIKALQMKMTLKELKEKGKAFKVRGLHFTTPDEMYHKFKGYEFALKNTMEIAEKCNVEIDTAETRGYLFPKFQIPGLNREATEEEKAQYFEKLSWEGLEKRLSKIKNLSKEKYQQYKERLQYEINVIKQMGFPEYFLIVQDFINHAKQNGIPVGPGRGCLFPEADVYLADGSTVKIKDIKIGQFVITHKGNILPVVNKFEYDIKEEVISLKVGSEELILTSDHKVYAVKSERCTVNSEKQKAVICKPSCERYCSTKPYLQYKPEWIQAGQLKAGDFVVFPRMYSKNEEIVFDILDYVEHKPYLKYDDKYVWYEISGKITKKIPRFIPFDKEFAKLLGYYIAEGWSRLGNRENAVGFGFNKNEIVYAKEVQKLLKTIFEIDSSITLHKTKNSLQVIGYSRIVGEFLSSLAGKGANNKKIDEIIIYKGKDEYVKTLIAYMFRGDGHDGRSNKTISIKYSTTSYKLATQLKLLLGRFGYYSSINKRKNRKKWSIEYSIKLSGKQLLNWNNDFVEFPINVPDQKFFRNDSFFVDEKYIYIKIKSVKKLQYKGKVYDISVPFDTSFVSNGFAVHNSAAGSLVAYVLGITDVDPLQHGLIFERFLNPDRISMPDIDVDFCMESRPKVIEYVKQKYGENAVAQIITYNFMKSKMVIRDVARTLGFSYTEADKIAKMILPGPVQGSTLTIEENLEANPEFRKLYETDERVRQLIDLAKKLEGSARHTGIHAAGVVIAPGPLDEYVPVYVDKDGTKATQFDMGTLEMLGLVKMDFLGLKTLTELDYMKKLIKERHGVELNFLELGFDDPKVYKLLQSGKTTGVFQLESKGMQNLLTRLKPDKFDEIIAILALFRPGPLMSGMVDDFIDRKHGRKPVEYPFEEVKDILEETYGLVVYQEQVMFMANILSGFTMAEADTLRKAIGKKKADVMAKMKDRFISGAVERGFDREKITKLWEDIEKFASYSFNKSHSTAYAYLTYWTAYVKTYYPEEFFAVKLSTEGNDDKFLNLLIDMEDFGIRLLPPDVNKSKAEFSIEDKGKIRFGLARIKNVGEQSAKDIVKEREENGLYKDIFDISERLDSKKLNKRVLEALIKAGAFDFTGIDRGVMLASVDKALSAGQKARQQKASGQNSLFGIMETATHPVVSYEKVEPIPEKRKLHMEKEVLGFYLSGHPLKAYEKELKGYVTKINKLIEKKTGDKVRIAGVISDIKRKKTRSGSTMAVLTVQDETGIIDVRAFPDKMEDSSFLEEDRIVVIEGTIEINEEQERVSMNANDIMPVEQINKQVKAVRFVLSKEKAVNGMALKLKEICEKYRGDKDVIIEVYQPGKFRCEIMANSSYAVEISDEFKQEISKLLSPEEFFFE; this is encoded by the coding sequence ATGTCAAAAGATTTTACACATCTCCATTTACACTCTCACTACTCAATGCTTGACGGAATGATCAAAATCTCTGAGCTTGCTCAAAAAGCAAAAGAGTACGGATATAAAGCTGTGGCACTAACAGACCACGGAAACATATTTGGAGCTATTGAGTTTTATCAGGAGATGAAAAAAGCTGGCGTTAAACCAATAATAGGAATGGAAGCATACTTTACAAACAACAGATTTGAAAAGAAAGGAGAAGGCTCAGACAGTATATTAGCTGACAAAAACTACCACCTGATACTCCACGCAAAAGATAAAACAGGCTTTAAAAATCTGATGAAGCTATCATCCCTTGCATATACAGAAGGGTTTTACTACAAGCCACGGATAGACTGGGAACTGTTAGAAAAGTATCACGAAGGTCTGATATGCCAGACAGCATGTCTAAAGGGTTTTATACCTCATCTGCTTACAAAAGGAAAGTTTGAAGAGGCTTACGAATATGCAAAAAGACTAAAAGATATATTTGGAGAAGATTTATACTTTGAGATACAGATAAACGGTCTTGAAGAGCAGGAGATAGCAAACAAAGGAATATTAGAGCTTGCAGAAAAAGTAGGAGTAAAGGTCGTGGCAACAAACGACTCCCATTATCTAAATGAGGAGGATGCTCAGGCTCACGATGTTATAAAAGCCCTTCAGATGAAAATGACCTTAAAAGAGCTTAAAGAAAAAGGTAAAGCCTTTAAGGTAAGAGGTCTTCACTTCACAACCCCTGATGAGATGTATCACAAGTTCAAAGGGTACGAATTTGCCCTCAAAAACACAATGGAAATTGCAGAAAAATGCAACGTTGAGATAGATACAGCAGAAACGAGGGGATACCTTTTTCCAAAATTCCAGATACCAGGATTAAATAGGGAAGCAACGGAAGAAGAAAAAGCCCAGTATTTTGAAAAGCTTTCGTGGGAAGGTTTAGAAAAAAGACTTTCAAAAATAAAAAATCTGTCAAAAGAGAAATACCAGCAGTATAAAGAAAGGCTACAGTATGAGATAAATGTTATAAAACAGATGGGATTTCCTGAATATTTTCTCATTGTTCAGGACTTTATTAACCATGCAAAACAAAACGGTATCCCTGTAGGTCCCGGAAGAGGTTGTTTATTCCCAGAAGCAGATGTTTACCTGGCAGATGGTTCAACCGTAAAAATCAAGGATATAAAAATTGGTCAGTTTGTTATAACCCATAAGGGGAATATTCTTCCTGTGGTAAACAAATTTGAGTATGACATTAAGGAGGAAGTTATATCATTAAAAGTCGGCTCTGAAGAACTTATTTTAACATCAGACCACAAGGTATATGCTGTAAAGTCAGAAAGATGCACTGTAAATTCAGAAAAACAAAAAGCTGTAATATGTAAACCAAGCTGTGAAAGATACTGCTCTACAAAACCTTACTTACAGTATAAGCCTGAGTGGATACAGGCTGGTCAGCTAAAAGCAGGAGATTTTGTGGTTTTTCCGAGAATGTACTCCAAAAATGAAGAGATAGTATTTGACATTTTAGATTACGTAGAGCACAAACCATATTTAAAATATGATGATAAGTATGTATGGTATGAGATAAGTGGAAAAATAACAAAAAAAATTCCACGATTTATTCCATTCGATAAAGAGTTTGCAAAACTCCTTGGGTATTACATAGCAGAAGGCTGGTCAAGACTTGGAAACAGAGAAAATGCAGTAGGGTTTGGATTTAATAAAAATGAGATAGTTTACGCAAAAGAAGTTCAGAAATTACTCAAAACTATATTTGAAATAGATAGCAGCATAACTTTACACAAAACAAAAAATTCTTTGCAGGTTATTGGTTATTCAAGAATTGTAGGAGAATTTCTATCATCTTTAGCAGGTAAAGGTGCTAATAACAAAAAAATAGATGAAATCATTATTTATAAAGGAAAGGATGAATATGTAAAAACCCTTATAGCCTACATGTTTAGAGGAGATGGACATGATGGAAGGTCAAATAAGACAATTTCAATTAAATACTCTACAACCTCATACAAACTTGCTACACAGTTAAAACTTTTACTTGGAAGATTTGGATATTACTCCTCAATTAATAAAAGGAAAAATAGGAAAAAGTGGAGTATAGAATACTCAATTAAACTATCTGGTAAACAACTTTTAAACTGGAATAATGATTTCGTAGAGTTTCCAATTAATGTGCCAGACCAGAAATTTTTCAGGAATGACAGTTTTTTTGTAGACGAAAAATACATTTACATAAAGATTAAGTCAGTTAAAAAACTACAGTATAAAGGGAAAGTTTATGATATATCTGTTCCTTTTGATACATCTTTTGTTTCAAACGGATTTGCTGTACATAATTCAGCAGCCGGATCATTGGTTGCTTATGTCCTTGGGATAACTGATGTTGACCCTCTTCAGCATGGTCTTATCTTTGAAAGATTTTTAAACCCTGACAGAATTTCTATGCCTGACATTGATGTGGATTTCTGCATGGAAAGCAGACCTAAGGTTATTGAGTATGTGAAACAAAAATACGGCGAAAATGCTGTTGCCCAGATTATCACATACAACTTTATGAAGTCCAAGATGGTAATAAGAGATGTTGCAAGAACTCTTGGTTTTTCCTACACAGAAGCAGATAAAATAGCAAAGATGATATTACCGGGACCTGTTCAGGGCTCAACACTAACAATAGAAGAAAATTTAGAAGCAAACCCAGAGTTTAGAAAACTTTATGAAACTGATGAAAGGGTAAGACAGCTTATAGACCTTGCCAAAAAGTTAGAAGGCTCTGCCAGACATACAGGAATCCACGCTGCTGGTGTTGTTATAGCCCCTGGGCCATTGGACGAGTATGTTCCTGTTTACGTTGATAAAGACGGAACCAAGGCAACCCAGTTTGATATGGGGACCCTTGAGATGTTAGGCCTTGTAAAGATGGACTTTTTAGGTCTGAAAACACTTACAGAGTTAGATTATATGAAAAAACTGATAAAAGAAAGACACGGAGTAGAGCTGAATTTCCTTGAGCTTGGATTTGACGACCCGAAGGTTTACAAACTTCTCCAATCTGGAAAAACAACAGGAGTTTTTCAGCTTGAAAGTAAGGGGATGCAAAACCTTCTCACAAGGCTAAAACCTGATAAATTTGATGAAATAATAGCTATACTTGCCCTCTTTAGACCGGGTCCCTTAATGTCAGGAATGGTTGATGACTTTATTGATAGAAAGCACGGTAGAAAACCTGTTGAGTATCCATTTGAAGAAGTTAAGGACATATTAGAGGAAACTTACGGTCTTGTCGTATATCAGGAACAGGTCATGTTCATGGCTAACATCCTTTCTGGTTTTACAATGGCAGAAGCAGATACTCTTCGTAAGGCTATTGGTAAGAAGAAAGCTGACGTTATGGCAAAGATGAAAGACAGATTTATCAGTGGTGCTGTGGAAAGGGGATTTGACAGAGAAAAAATAACAAAGCTGTGGGAAGATATAGAAAAGTTTGCATCTTACTCATTCAACAAATCCCACTCAACAGCGTATGCCTATCTGACCTACTGGACAGCATACGTCAAAACCTACTATCCTGAAGAGTTTTTTGCTGTTAAACTATCTACTGAAGGAAATGACGACAAGTTTTTAAATCTGCTGATAGATATGGAAGATTTTGGAATAAGACTTCTGCCACCAGACGTAAATAAATCAAAGGCAGAGTTTTCTATTGAAGACAAAGGGAAAATCAGATTTGGCCTTGCAAGGATAAAGAATGTGGGAGAGCAGTCTGCAAAAGATATAGTAAAGGAAAGGGAAGAAAATGGTCTATACAAAGACATATTTGATATATCAGAAAGGCTGGATTCTAAAAAGCTGAACAAAAGAGTTTTGGAAGCCCTCATAAAGGCAGGTGCTTTTGATTTTACAGGGATTGACAGGGGGGTGATGCTCGCTTCAGTTGACAAGGCTCTATCTGCAGGGCAGAAAGCAAGGCAGCAAAAAGCATCAGGTCAAAACTCTCTCTTTGGCATTATGGAAACAGCAACACATCCTGTAGTTTCTTATGAAAAGGTAGAGCCCATACCAGAGAAGAGAAAATTACATATGGAAAAGGAAGTTTTAGGCTTTTACCTTTCTGGACATCCATTAAAGGCATACGAAAAAGAGCTAAAAGGATACGTAACAAAAATAAATAAACTTATTGAAAAGAAAACAGGTGATAAGGTAAGAATTGCAGGTGTCATATCAGATATTAAAAGGAAAAAAACCCGCTCTGGCTCAACGATGGCAGTACTGACAGTTCAGGACGAGACAGGAATTATTGATGTGAGAGCTTTTCCCGATAAGATGGAGGATAGCTCATTTTTAGAGGAAGA